The Bemisia tabaci chromosome 5, PGI_BMITA_v3 genome includes a window with the following:
- the LOC140224593 gene encoding uncharacterized protein translates to MSKFKSCFVDGCFHNEENSSHLFHRFPTAGKRNSQRVNTWAEFSKPEAPLDSSEIQKLYMRQVFICGAHFTADSYQEVNPSKLHIHSIPKIPPSSIPSSSYPIGSPSLYPPQPSPQYPPTPPSDSSSDQFPSTSSDGPLPMDIDPVIPSAPPELPLTCPGEICSSDSTPTSAPEIPQPQLDPQNTPVTPESSTNERSARLTASNKTPVSKRSLLKDLNVTRFNKLTPRKQRLLLSNRRKERSLKRMKDQIKNLKVRTSKTVIDLPAFKNFPPALKLLIESTLRIGNCKPKGRRWTLEDKIQALTLHKNSPKNYALLRTFFPLPSARTLRSVLSKVPFSPGICQPVLDALKKSVAAMNPLDRYCTLMFDEISLRQQLWYNRGQDRIEGFQDHKGQGVSSKLADHGLVFMIQGLRRHYKQPVAYYLSHSATTAERLVIFIKNVIRACRDAGLHIASTVCDLGTSNVSALKKLGATPEEPYFYLDEEEKGKIHTILDPCHLLKCTRNNLMTKDVTFTVDMNGKKETGTAKWSHIQKVAEEDKKLVFRKLAHIDDDDLNPDRCKKMKVAAAAHVLSHTVASAVEYEHRNGVLKDDPSAIFTAYFTNSVDDMFDSVNGRGMIPYKGKVLRTRIDEKSPHIAFYEKSMRFVRTWKYTGKEAPPPHIPGWITTFKAIKYLWLDLKKVGFLYLDPKRLNQDPIENLFGLIRANCGGNSRPTCPQFAAALKTIIINNFAFLDIKGMNCEADEAKLLTNLRSFLEAEAEPIESVSEVLDSLVPIGGKTEKEMEAAVLKGGGEADTVAYIAGSVARSILSKVKCLDCEPVLKTDYNVGPISAAHSWISQKEYNKSKRSLVYPTQKLSTCVGSCLHFVEDFLNKRPYVRNIRETIITIMTKQYDFSWLESCPNEDHVEATLKMICDGVFFINVKWWCQRFNKNLSATQFAKKKKVEKKIKTLKHV, encoded by the exons ATGTCCAAGTTTAAATCGTGTTTCGTCGATGGATGCTTCCATAACGAAGAAAACTCGTCGCACTTATTCCATCGTTTCCCGACTGCCGGAAAACGGAATTCCCAAAG GGTTAACACTTGGGCAGAATTTTCCAAACCAGAGGCACCTCTAGACTCCAGTGAAATCCAGAAACTGTACATGCGTCAAGTCTTTATCTGTGGAGCTCATTTTACTGCTGATTCTTACCAGGAAGTTAATCCCTCAAAACTCCACATCCATTCCATACCCAAAATTCCTCCTTCTTCTATACCGTCCTCTTCCTATCCCATCGGATCTCCTTCCTTATACCCACCGCAACCCTCACCTCAGTATCCACCAACTCCTCCCAGTGATTCCTCAAGCGACCAATTCCCAAGCACCTCTTCAGATGGTCCTTTACCGATGGACATTGATCCTGTAATTCCTTCCGCTCCTCCAGAACTCCCCCTCACCTGCCCTGGAGAAATATGCTCCTCTGATTCTACTCCTACCTCTGCTCCTGAAATCCCTCAGCCACAGCTGGACCCTCAGAACACCCCAGTCACGCCAGAATCCTCCACTAATGAACGTTCTGCCCGTTTAACTGCCTCCAACAAAACACCAGTCTCTAAACGATCCCTTTTGAAAGATTTAAATGTCACCAGATTCAATAAGTTAACCCCCCGAAAGCAGCGACTTCTGTTGTCAAACAGGCGGAAAGAAAGGTCCCTAAAAAGGATGaaagatcaaattaaaaacttgaaagTAAGAACATCAAAAACTGTCATTGATTTACctgcattcaaaaattttccacctGCTTTAAAACTCCTCATAGAATCCACTTTAAGAATTGGGAATTGCAAGCCCAAGGGAAGGCGATGGACGTTGGAGGATAAGATTCAAGCGCTAACCTTGCACAAGAACTCCCCAAAAAACTACGCCCTACTCCGAACCTTCTTTCCTTTACCCTCTGCTCGTACTTTACGTTCCGTACTCTCTAAAGTTCCTTTTTCACCTGGTATTTGTCAACCAGTCCTAGACGCTCTTAAGAAATCAGTAGCAGCGATGAATCCGCTCGACAGATATTGCACACTAATGTTCGATGAAATTTCCCTGCGCCAGCAGCTCTGGTACAACCGAGGGCAGGACCGCATCGAAGGTTTTCAAGACCATAAAGGACAAGGGGTCAGTTCAAAGTTGGCAGACCATGGTTTGGTTTTCATGATACAAGGTTTGCGGCGCCATTACAAGCAACCTGTGGCATATTATTTAAGCCATTCAGCGACAACCGCAGAGAGACTGGTGATTTTCATCAAGAATGTCATCCGTGCATGCAGAGATGCAGGCCTGCACATAGCATCCACTGTCTGTGACCTGGGGACGAGCAATGTCAGTGCCCTGAAGAAGTTGGGAGCAACACCGGAAGAACCTTACTTCTATTTAGATGAGGAAGAGAAGGGTAAAATCCACACTATCCTGGATCCTTGTCACCTGCTGAAATGCACCCGAAACAACCTTATGACCAAAGATGTAACATTTACCGTGGACATGAATGGGAAGAAGGAGACCG GCACAGCCAAGTGGTCCCATATCCAGAAAGTAGCCGAGGAAGACAAGAAATTGGTTTTCCGCAAATTAGCACATATAGATGACGATGACCTGAACCCTGATCGATGTAAGAAGATGAAAGTTGCTGCTGCGGCTCATGTGCTTAGCCATACTGTTGCCAGTGCTGTCGAGTATGAACATAGGAATG GTGTTTTAAAGGATGATCCAAGTGCCATTTTCACTGCCTACTTCACCAACAGCGTGGATGACATGTTCGATTCAGTCAATGGTCGTGGTATGATACCCTATAAGGGGAAAGTGCTGCGCACACGAATAGATGAAAAGAGCCCTCACATtgcattttatgaaaaaagtaTGCGCTTTGTCAGAACCTGGAAATACACTGGCAAAGAAGCTCCTCCTCCGCACATACCTGGCTGGATTACTACATTTAAAGCAATTAAGTATTTATGGTTAGATTTGAAAAAGGTAGGATTTTTATACTTAGATCCTAAGCGTCTCAACCAAGATCCGATTGAGAACTTGTTTGGTCTCATTCGAGCTAACTGCGGAGGTAACAGTAGGCCGACTTGCCCCCAATTTGCGGCTGCATTGAAAACAATCATAATTAATAACTTTGCCTTTTTAGATATTAAAGGTATGAACTGTGAAGCTGATGAAGCCAAACTTTTGACGAACTTGCGATCATTTCTAGAAGCTGAGGCTGAACCAATTGAGAGTGTAAGCGAAGTTCTAGACAGTTTAGTCCCAATTGGTGGCAAGACAGAGAAAGAGATGGAAGCAGCTGTTCTCAAAGGTGGAGGTGAGGCTGACACAGTTGCATATATTGCAGGCAGCGTAGCCAGATCTATCCTCAGTAAAGTTAAATGCTTAGATTGTGAGCCAGTGTTAAAGACTGATTATAATGTAGGGCCTATCAGCGCCGCTCACTCCTGGATCAGCCAAAAGGAGTATAATAAGTCAAAGCGTAGTTTAGTTTATCCCACACAGAAATTAAGCACTTGTGTTGGTTCTTGCCTCCATTTTGTGGAAGATTTCCTAAATAAACGACCCTATGTCAGAAATATTAGGGAAACCATCATAACCATCATGACCAAACAGTATGATTTTTCATGGCTGGAAAGTTGTCCGAATGAGGACCATGTTGAAGCCACGTTGAAAATGATCTGCGATGGTGTGTTTTTTATCAATGTAAAATGGTGGTGTCAAAGGTTTAATAAGAACCTGTCCGCAACTCAGTTTGCCAAGAAGAAGAAGGTtgagaagaaaatcaaaaccTTGAAACATGTTTAA
- the LOC109029541 gene encoding xaa-Pro aminopeptidase 3, with amino-acid sequence MFSASAFRSSYLCSMCRKVALNGSCASTQKSLSTQIEKLNNRPNPKFVYGQPTYESHPHLIKPEELVAGIKLEEFQERRRKLISLVSYQDPNNKTKNLLPGRKNTKHIIVIPGATKQYMSDKIPYVFRQNSDFFYLTGCLEQDSVLVISGEGEEDFISTIFMRPNDKQAELWDGPRTGPENAKQLFGVDKSFPVSELVPYLSSQILESPSHALWFDNLPQTQPVVSTSISALMNNLKIKVPESPRPYIHQLRLIKSLSEQRLMRRSCEIGCKSIEKTMAWTKAGMSEHELFAKVDFESRIGGADHLAYPPVVASGDNGTIIHYIENKQKMRDGNLVLMDAGCEFRGYSSDITRTWPVNGKFSPVQRIIYEVVYETQMELLKLCENRPCLDNLFHSMCLILGNKLKEAGVFSVNTTVPESLSKMAHELCPHHVSHYLGMDVHDVGTVPRTIPLQPGMVLTIEPGLYINRQNQLARPEFRGIGVRIEDDVLVTETGIEILTESCPKHPDDVEKIVQSIDSIQSIVPEPEGILH; translated from the coding sequence ATGTTTTCTGCAAGTGCATTTCGGAGCTCTTACCTCTGCTCTATGTGTCGCAAAGTCGCTCTTAATGGCTCATGTGCTTCCACTCAGAAGTCTCTCAGCACTCAAATAGAGAAACTAAACAATCGTCCCAACCCCAAATTCGTCTATGGCCAGCCAACATATGAATCTCATCCTCACTTGATTAAACCTGAAGAATTAGTGGCTGGCATTAAACTTGAGGAATTTCAAGAAAGACGAAGAAAGCTCATATCATTAGTCAGTTACCAAGATCCAAACAACAAGACAAAAAACTTACTGCCTGGAAGGAAGAACACTAAACACATTATTGTGATACCTGGAGCAACCAAACAGTACATGAGCGACAAAATTCCGTATGTGTTTCGGCAGAATTCTGACTTCTTTTACTTAACAGGTTGCTTGGAACAAGATTCGGTTCTTGTCATTTCTGGTGAAGGAGAGGAAGATTTTATTTCTACTATATTTATGAGACCAAATGATAAACAAGCAGAGTTATGGGATGGGCCTAGAACTGGCCCTGAAAATGCAAAACAATTATTTGGTGTAGATAAATCATTTCCTGTCAGCGAATTAGTTCCATATTTGTCCTCACAAATTTTAGAAAGTCCCTCTCATGCCCTTTGGTTTGACAATCTTCCACAAACTCAGCCAGTCGTAAGCACCTCTATCTCTGCTCTcatgaataatttgaaaattaaggtTCCAGAATCTCCAAGGCCCTATATTCATCAACTAAGACTGATTAAATCTTTATCAGAGCAACGACTAATGAGGAGATCATGCGAAATCGGGTGCAAGAGTATAGAAAAAACAATGGCTTGGACCAAGGCTGGCATGTCGGAGCATGAACTGTTCGCCAAGGTAGATTTCGAAAGTAGAATTGGTGGTGCAGACCATCTTGCGTACCCTCCAGTTGTGGCAAGTGGCGATAATGGTACTATCATCCATTatattgaaaataaacaaaaaatgagagatgGAAATCTTGTGCTTATGGATGCAGGTTGTGAGTTTAGAGGCTATTCAAGTGATATAACTAGGACATGGCCTgtgaatggaaaattttctccagtGCAACGGATCATTTATGAAGTGGTTTATGAAACCCAAATGGAACTGCTGAAATTGTGCGAAAATAGGCCGTGTCTAGACAATCTATTTCATTCTATGTGCCTCATTCTAGGGAATAAATTGAAGGAAGCAGGAGTGTTTAGTGTCAACACCACTGTGCCTGAATCTCTCAGCAAAATGGCACATGAGCTTTGTCCCCACCATGTGAGTCACTATTTGGGAATGGATGTGCATGATGTAGGAACGGTTCCAAGAACAATACCTCTTCAACCTGGCATGGTATTAACCATTGAACCAGGTTTATATATAAATAGACAAAATCAGCTAGCAAGGCCAGAATTTCGTGGGATAGGAGTTAGGATTGAAGACGATGTTTTAGTCACTGAGACAGGAATTGAAATCCTCACGGAATCTTGCCCCAAGCACCCCGATGATGTGGAGAAAATAGTTCAGTCAATTGATAGTATCCAATCAATAGTACCGGAACCAGAAGGAATTTTACATTGA